From Vicinamibacterales bacterium, one genomic window encodes:
- the dapF gene encoding diaminopimelate epimerase: MTLDLFKGHAYGNDFLLTLGSSVDKGVRRAWAKLLCDRHSGVGADGIIFYAPTIAGAQMVLLNADGSDSEVSGNGLRCLAALVACGGLAGGDWVPSPEVGRKMVIDTDAGPKAVTLQEVVDGRLVFEAEMGPPKDVRQERLYVAGELHEVVVLNVGNPQCVVLMQLPERSKFLKLGASLSLHDMFPEGTNVELAEVLSPNQVRILIWERGVGPTLASGTGACAATVAAATFGGAGRDLEIEAPGGTQRVVWNEDGLTLTGWAELVWSGQWLGQGP, from the coding sequence ATGACACTTGACTTATTTAAGGGGCATGCTTACGGCAACGATTTTCTTTTGACCTTAGGTTCTTCTGTTGACAAAGGAGTTCGGAGAGCATGGGCGAAGTTGCTGTGCGATAGACACAGCGGTGTTGGCGCCGACGGCATTATCTTCTACGCTCCGACAATAGCCGGTGCACAGATGGTTCTCCTGAATGCAGACGGTAGTGATTCGGAGGTGTCGGGAAACGGCTTAAGGTGTCTAGCAGCCTTGGTCGCCTGTGGTGGTCTAGCAGGAGGTGACTGGGTCCCCTCGCCAGAGGTTGGAAGGAAGATGGTTATCGATACAGATGCGGGACCGAAAGCGGTTACGCTTCAAGAGGTGGTTGACGGTCGCTTGGTGTTTGAAGCGGAAATGGGACCTCCCAAGGATGTGCGACAGGAGCGTCTGTATGTTGCGGGCGAACTTCACGAAGTCGTGGTGCTCAATGTTGGTAATCCGCAGTGCGTTGTTCTTATGCAACTTCCTGAACGGAGTAAGTTTTTGAAACTAGGCGCGTCATTATCGTTGCACGACATGTTTCCAGAAGGCACCAATGTTGAACTGGCGGAGGTTCTATCGCCGAACCAGGTAAGGATTTTGATTTGGGAACGAGGCGTCGGTCCCACCCTGGCATCTGGAACGGGGGCGTGTGCAGCTACGGTCGCTGCAGCAACTTTTGGGGGCGCTGGTCGTGATTTAGAGATAGAAGCTCCCGGTGGTACTCAGCGAGTTGTTTGGAATGAGGACGGACTCACGCTAACCGGTTGGGCTGAACTGGTATGGTCCGGCCAATGGCTTGGGCAAGGACCCTAG
- a CDS encoding CPBP family intramembrane glutamic endopeptidase: protein MPAKRLLVLALCGEGVLVLVACSWTWIADLPLVFSTISIGAALGFGILTAAGFSLLNYYLLRLAPEVRGVCSLRQIHREVFCPLFARVGVIEIAGISLAAGLGEELLFRGVLQPELGLIPASLLFGVLHIGGGRQIAFGVWAAICGGGLGILAQATGGWFAPTVAHVLYDAAALTYIRWSPREHQQTIPG, encoded by the coding sequence ATGCCCGCAAAGAGACTCCTAGTGCTGGCCTTGTGTGGCGAAGGAGTGCTTGTACTGGTTGCTTGTTCGTGGACGTGGATTGCTGATTTGCCTTTGGTGTTTAGCACTATAAGTATCGGTGCTGCCTTAGGTTTCGGTATTCTGACCGCGGCCGGATTCAGCTTACTCAACTACTACCTTCTCCGGTTGGCGCCAGAAGTTCGTGGTGTTTGTAGCCTTAGGCAAATTCACCGAGAGGTGTTTTGCCCACTGTTTGCACGTGTCGGTGTTATAGAGATTGCAGGTATTAGCTTAGCTGCAGGATTGGGTGAGGAGTTGTTGTTTCGAGGCGTCTTGCAGCCAGAGCTTGGTTTGATTCCAGCCAGCTTACTGTTCGGTGTATTACACATAGGCGGTGGCCGCCAGATAGCCTTTGGCGTATGGGCGGCAATATGTGGAGGCGGCCTGGGCATACTCGCTCAGGCAACGGGTGGCTGGTTCGCACCTACTGTGGCGCACGTGCTGTACGATGCCGCGGCACTAACCTATATTCGCTGGAGCCCTAGGGAGCACCAGCAGACCATTCCAGGTTAG
- the dtd gene encoding D-aminoacyl-tRNA deacylase: MRAVVQRVTSARVAVDGLIIGEIGLGLLVLLGAACSDDQDDVDYVVRKFLGLRIFQNSDGKMDLSVDEVDGAVMVVSQFTLYGDVRKGRRPSFDEAAPPESARPLYDSVIEGIRDAGVKVATGEFGAMMDVSLVNNGPVTLLLDSAKQF; encoded by the coding sequence GTGCGAGCAGTCGTGCAGCGGGTGACTTCTGCGCGGGTCGCGGTGGACGGCCTGATCATCGGAGAGATTGGTCTAGGCTTGCTGGTGCTTCTTGGAGCAGCTTGTTCGGACGACCAGGATGACGTGGACTATGTTGTTAGAAAATTTCTCGGTCTTCGTATATTTCAAAACAGTGACGGAAAGATGGACCTGTCGGTTGATGAGGTCGATGGTGCTGTGATGGTGGTGTCGCAGTTCACTCTTTATGGAGATGTTCGGAAGGGCCGGCGGCCCTCGTTCGACGAAGCTGCGCCGCCAGAAAGCGCTCGACCACTCTATGATTCCGTGATTGAGGGCATCCGTGACGCTGGTGTTAAGGTCGCTACTGGTGAATTTGGCGCAATGATGGATGTCAGTTTAGTGAATAACGGTCCGGTAACTCTTCTTTTGGACAGTGCAAAGCAATTTTGA
- a CDS encoding glycosyltransferase: MSRITIVTSHPTLSQGGHLVITQALERALREAGHEAAILYTPEARFGALASAYWTTWRADVCQVHSGRPVDQVISLRFPSYAVRHVQHSCWLNHRMREYYDRWEPFKRSLSYRNVIKESVRRQVMHACDGYLLTRQVDRMFAQSKTIQGRLAKWGGVSSKVLYPPPPQRQYRSDGYENYLFVVSRLTPLKRIGLILESLNQPETAGVRCLIAGDGEERDALQMRIEQLHMTDRVKLLGRLSETELLGHLSRCRAVCFPPLAEDYGFVTVEAFASRKAIITCFDSGGPAELVEHGVNGLVCSPTAAALAVGIRTLMDDRNLAERYGSAGYDVAKALNWEEVVARLVVS; this comes from the coding sequence ATGTCAAGAATTACGATTGTTACCTCCCACCCGACCCTGAGCCAGGGTGGCCATCTTGTCATTACGCAGGCACTCGAACGAGCGCTGCGCGAGGCTGGTCACGAAGCAGCGATCCTCTACACACCAGAGGCTCGCTTTGGAGCGCTAGCATCAGCCTATTGGACGACTTGGCGTGCGGACGTGTGCCAAGTGCATTCCGGTCGCCCTGTTGATCAGGTAATTAGCCTACGGTTTCCCAGTTATGCGGTTCGACACGTTCAGCACTCTTGCTGGCTTAATCATCGCATGCGTGAGTACTATGACCGCTGGGAACCATTTAAGCGCTCTCTTTCTTATCGGAATGTGATCAAGGAAAGCGTTCGTCGCCAAGTAATGCACGCATGCGATGGCTATCTACTGACTCGGCAGGTTGATCGCATGTTCGCGCAGTCCAAAACAATTCAGGGACGGCTCGCCAAGTGGGGAGGAGTGTCGTCCAAGGTATTGTATCCACCACCTCCTCAGCGGCAGTATCGCTCTGATGGTTATGAGAACTATCTATTCGTAGTGTCACGACTTACGCCGCTAAAGCGGATTGGATTAATTCTTGAGTCCTTGAATCAGCCTGAGACAGCAGGAGTACGCTGTCTAATTGCCGGCGATGGTGAAGAGCGAGACGCACTGCAAATGCGGATCGAGCAATTACACATGACCGATCGCGTGAAACTTCTTGGGCGGCTTTCTGAGACGGAATTACTTGGCCACTTATCACGTTGTCGCGCGGTCTGCTTTCCACCCCTAGCAGAGGATTATGGATTCGTTACTGTTGAGGCGTTCGCCTCCAGGAAAGCAATAATTACCTGTTTCGACAGCGGCGGTCCAGCTGAGTTGGTTGAGCATGGTGTGAACGGACTCGTGTGTTCTCCAACGGCGGCGGCGTTGGCGGTTGGTATCCGAACCCTGATGGATGATAGGAATCTTGCGGAGCGGTACGGTTCGGCCGGTTACGATGTTGCCAAGGCACTTAACTGGGAAGAGGTGGTGGCCCGCCTAGTTGTTTCATAG
- a CDS encoding glycosyltransferase family 2 protein, with protein sequence MAQDLSVVIPVHNEAPNIDQLYRELHQILSSSGHDYELVFVDDGSNDATLDQLKKLRATDSRIKIIRFRRNFGQTAAFAAGFAYATGAVIVTMDGDLQNDPADIPRLIARLEDGYDVVCGWRRSRRDAWLTRRLPSMVANWLISWATGVRLHDYGCSLKVFRSEVVKALKLYGEMHRFIPVLASELGVRIHETVVNHRPRLWGRSKYGLSRSVRVVLDLITVKFLVSYSTRPLQIFGLLGLLMGGLGLSVTSWLVYVKIFGNQDIGDRPLLLFGILLIFTGVQFGTLGLLAELQARTYRESQDKPTYAIREIID encoded by the coding sequence ATGGCCCAGGATCTATCAGTTGTAATTCCGGTGCACAACGAAGCGCCGAACATTGACCAGCTTTATCGAGAATTGCACCAAATTCTTTCCTCATCTGGTCACGACTACGAGTTGGTGTTTGTGGACGACGGAAGTAATGACGCTACACTCGATCAGTTGAAGAAGCTTCGGGCGACTGATTCCCGCATTAAGATCATTCGGTTCCGTCGAAACTTTGGTCAGACAGCTGCGTTCGCTGCGGGATTTGCTTATGCAACCGGTGCGGTCATCGTCACGATGGATGGTGATTTACAGAATGATCCTGCAGATATCCCGAGGCTGATTGCTCGGTTAGAGGATGGATACGACGTAGTCTGTGGCTGGCGTCGGTCGAGGCGCGATGCTTGGCTCACTCGGCGGTTGCCGTCCATGGTTGCAAACTGGTTGATATCTTGGGCCACGGGCGTTCGCCTACACGATTATGGTTGTTCGCTGAAGGTGTTTCGTTCCGAGGTGGTGAAGGCGTTGAAGCTCTACGGTGAGATGCATCGGTTTATCCCAGTGTTGGCGAGTGAGCTCGGTGTCAGAATTCATGAAACTGTTGTTAATCACCGACCCCGCCTCTGGGGGCGATCGAAATACGGTCTTTCGCGCAGTGTGAGGGTTGTTCTAGATCTGATCACAGTTAAGTTTCTTGTAAGTTACTCGACGCGTCCCTTACAAATATTTGGGCTACTCGGGTTGCTAATGGGAGGGCTGGGTTTGTCGGTGACCTCCTGGCTAGTGTATGTGAAGATCTTTGGTAATCAAGACATTGGCGATCGTCCACTTTTGCTATTCGGAATTCTGCTTATATTTACCGGTGTTCAGTTCGGGACACTTGGCCTGCTGGCGGAGTTACAGGCTCGAACCTATCGCGAGTCGCAGGACAAGCCTACCTATGCCATACGGGAAATCATCGATTGA
- a CDS encoding PQQ-dependent sugar dehydrogenase: MHSQLIGPIAQREHFRATKTLLLSLLLSLLPNPGEGAAQEVRLDLENHGGLFLPEGFEGQALVNRLDGQARHIAVDSNGDVYVKLREAYKGHGNAVLRDTDGDGHIDDVRYFGKYPMYGRYGTAMRIHNGYLYFSSQKIVYRQKLSPGEITPESDLEEIVIDPNEPPEREHVGKPIAFDNEGHIFVPFGAPSNACQDPKRTPGQPGVDPCHQLDTYGGVWRFDADTPNQSQEDGVPFATGIRSLVGMDWNSADGNLYTVMHGRDDLVRMFSNHFGGWESALLPAEEFLRVTEGADFGWPYCYYDQLQDKKVLAPEYGGDGQIIGRCSEYNLPIRGFPGHWAPNDIVFYRGNQFPERYQNGAFIAFHGSTNRAPYPQSGYIVGFVPFSDGQPSGPTEIFADGFARVDPIVEAGDAVFRPTGIAIGPDGSLYVSETEHGAIWRIQFTGDKASFGDHQLAEMEARKELSHVRTPDPIGDNLQTTVLTGGALTYESYCSTCHQSNGEGDGARFPPVAKTDWVMGDKTRLIGLILDGMEGGALVNGKTYNNAMPQHSFLTDQEIAEVLTYIRRSFGNSANAVTEEEVRRRRNIYE, from the coding sequence ATGCATAGCCAATTGATTGGACCCATTGCCCAAAGAGAGCACTTTCGCGCTACTAAGACCTTATTGCTCAGTTTATTGTTGAGTCTGCTGCCGAACCCTGGCGAGGGCGCAGCCCAAGAAGTCCGTCTTGACCTGGAAAACCATGGAGGGCTTTTTCTACCCGAGGGCTTTGAAGGCCAGGCTCTTGTCAACCGGCTCGACGGTCAAGCTCGGCATATCGCCGTAGACAGTAATGGTGATGTGTACGTCAAGCTGCGCGAAGCTTATAAAGGACATGGCAACGCGGTACTCCGAGATACGGATGGAGATGGGCACATTGATGACGTCAGGTATTTCGGAAAATATCCTATGTATGGTCGCTATGGGACAGCCATGCGAATTCATAATGGCTATTTGTATTTCAGTTCACAAAAAATCGTTTACCGCCAAAAACTGAGCCCTGGCGAGATAACACCGGAGAGCGACCTAGAGGAAATCGTTATAGACCCAAATGAACCGCCTGAACGCGAACATGTGGGCAAGCCGATCGCTTTTGACAATGAGGGACATATCTTCGTGCCCTTTGGCGCGCCTTCCAATGCGTGCCAGGATCCCAAGAGAACACCGGGCCAACCTGGCGTGGATCCCTGTCACCAGCTCGACACCTACGGCGGCGTGTGGCGATTTGATGCTGACACACCAAATCAAAGCCAAGAGGATGGCGTCCCGTTCGCCACTGGTATTCGGAGTCTGGTTGGAATGGATTGGAATTCCGCAGATGGCAATCTCTATACTGTCATGCACGGGCGCGACGACTTAGTTCGAATGTTCTCTAACCATTTTGGTGGCTGGGAAAGCGCCCTCTTACCAGCAGAAGAATTTCTTCGGGTAACGGAAGGTGCAGACTTTGGGTGGCCCTATTGTTATTACGATCAGCTCCAGGACAAGAAAGTGCTGGCTCCTGAATATGGTGGCGACGGTCAGATCATTGGCAGATGCAGTGAGTACAACCTGCCCATAAGAGGTTTTCCTGGCCATTGGGCGCCCAATGACATCGTCTTTTATCGGGGAAATCAGTTTCCGGAACGTTATCAAAACGGTGCTTTTATCGCCTTCCACGGCTCCACGAATCGTGCGCCCTATCCCCAATCTGGCTACATCGTCGGTTTCGTTCCTTTTTCGGACGGGCAGCCCAGTGGTCCTACAGAAATATTTGCTGACGGCTTTGCCCGAGTAGATCCCATCGTGGAGGCTGGGGATGCCGTGTTTCGACCGACGGGGATTGCCATAGGACCTGATGGTTCGCTGTATGTGAGTGAAACCGAGCATGGAGCTATCTGGCGGATTCAATTTACAGGCGACAAGGCTTCGTTTGGGGACCATCAATTAGCAGAAATGGAAGCCCGCAAAGAGTTGAGCCATGTCCGCACTCCCGATCCCATTGGTGACAATCTTCAAACCACTGTCCTCACCGGAGGCGCTCTCACCTACGAGTCCTATTGCAGCACCTGCCATCAGTCGAATGGCGAAGGAGATGGCGCCCGCTTCCCGCCGGTTGCAAAGACCGACTGGGTAATGGGAGATAAAACACGTCTCATCGGTCTCATTCTGGATGGGATGGAAGGGGGCGCTCTGGTGAATGGCAAAACCTATAACAACGCCATGCCACAGCACAGTTTCCTTACCGACCAAGAAATTGCGGAAGTCCTGACCTATATTCGTAGGAGTTTTGGGAACAGTGCAAACGCCGTTACTGAAGAGGAAGTCCGCAGGCGCAGAAACATCTATGAATAG
- a CDS encoding SMP-30/gluconolactonase/LRE family protein, whose translation MNSASRICLVGSFVLSSFLLHAAMGQTPLFVADPVTAIGAFTDGIEGPACDVNGNVYAVNFHHQGTIGRIDANGEGEVYVELPSGSVGNGIRFGPGKVMFVADYTGHNILTVSGETRTLRIFSHDDRMNQPNDLAVGPDGTLYASDPNWSHSTGQLWRIGLDGRTTRLAVDMGTTNGIEVSPDGKTLYVGESEQRLIWSFRINADGSLSEKQIFMRFSEHGLDGMRSDVDGNLFITRYGTGTVLKVSPRGEILREIDVLGSRPSNLCLGGLDGQTVYVTEVEHRRLVRFHVDRPGLAWSRLKAN comes from the coding sequence ATGAATAGCGCATCACGTATCTGTTTAGTTGGAAGCTTCGTCCTAAGCTCCTTCCTATTACACGCTGCAATGGGCCAAACGCCCCTATTTGTTGCAGATCCTGTAACAGCAATAGGGGCTTTCACTGACGGCATCGAAGGGCCAGCCTGTGATGTGAACGGTAACGTCTATGCGGTCAATTTCCACCATCAAGGCACAATTGGAAGGATCGATGCAAATGGCGAAGGTGAAGTGTATGTCGAGCTCCCTTCAGGGAGCGTCGGAAATGGCATCCGTTTTGGACCAGGCAAGGTAATGTTCGTGGCCGATTATACCGGCCACAACATTCTGACCGTGTCGGGAGAAACCCGAACACTAAGAATATTTTCTCACGATGACCGAATGAATCAGCCAAACGATCTGGCCGTCGGGCCAGATGGCACTTTGTATGCGAGCGACCCGAATTGGTCACACAGCACCGGTCAGCTCTGGAGAATCGGTTTAGATGGACGCACTACCCGCTTGGCTGTTGATATGGGAACAACGAACGGTATTGAAGTCAGTCCAGACGGCAAGACGCTCTATGTGGGGGAAAGCGAACAACGACTGATTTGGTCTTTCAGGATCAACGCCGATGGCTCACTTTCTGAAAAGCAGATCTTTATGCGATTTTCGGAGCATGGACTAGATGGCATGCGAAGCGACGTGGATGGCAACCTTTTCATCACCCGTTACGGCACTGGGACTGTTCTAAAAGTGTCACCTCGCGGTGAGATTCTTCGGGAAATTGACGTCTTAGGAAGTCGTCCGAGCAACCTTTGTCTCGGTGGGCTAGATGGTCAGACCGTCTACGTGACCGAGGTAGAACATCGACGCCTTGTCCGATTTCATGTTGATCGCCCAGGCCTTGCATGGAGCAGACTCAAGGCGAATTGA
- a CDS encoding histidinol-phosphate transaminase, producing the protein MSISRRNFVRAVGLSGLGLSIAGRSLTAANNESVGIAQPTNRLYDAGFINLSSNTSPRGPSEAVLNVLNERITKGLGRYPENVGVLTEAIAAREEAQVNSTFHCCFSDQVLLSTGSGEVLVGAVRAFVTPSRPLVIGHPSYETPIRTCEALDLPVKTISVSDTWQLNLDEMAEAAQGAGLVYLCNPNNPTGVGHSQRAIREFVERVVEASPDTAILIDEAYIEFAKDRAISTALTLALTNPNVMITRTFSKIHAMAGLRVGYAIGHADTLERMRTVARFGSVTVLSAAAALVSLRDSDRIEWEISENHKVREFTLSAFREMGCRVTDSQTNFVWVDVNQSPEAFREACFALDVLVGRDFPSPSNTYSRISLGTMEEMQKAVAVFKKVLS; encoded by the coding sequence ATGTCAATTTCACGCCGCAATTTCGTTCGCGCCGTAGGGCTCAGCGGCCTTGGTTTATCCATTGCAGGTCGTTCTCTAACAGCAGCAAATAATGAGTCGGTCGGTATAGCTCAACCGACAAACCGTCTCTACGATGCAGGTTTTATTAATCTCAGTTCCAATACGAGTCCTCGCGGGCCCAGCGAAGCCGTCCTTAACGTTCTGAATGAGCGAATTACAAAGGGACTTGGCCGATATCCAGAAAACGTAGGTGTTCTAACCGAAGCGATCGCCGCACGGGAAGAAGCTCAAGTAAACTCGACTTTCCATTGTTGTTTTTCGGATCAAGTCCTACTTAGCACTGGCTCCGGGGAAGTGCTCGTCGGGGCGGTTCGTGCGTTCGTGACACCCTCTCGACCACTAGTTATTGGCCATCCATCTTACGAGACACCGATCCGAACCTGTGAAGCCCTCGATCTACCCGTAAAGACCATCTCCGTTAGTGACACGTGGCAACTGAACCTAGACGAAATGGCCGAGGCTGCGCAAGGGGCCGGTTTGGTGTATCTCTGTAATCCAAATAATCCGACCGGCGTGGGTCACTCGCAAAGGGCTATTCGAGAGTTCGTCGAGCGAGTTGTGGAAGCTTCGCCGGACACCGCGATTCTGATTGATGAAGCTTATATCGAATTCGCCAAGGATCGCGCCATCTCTACTGCCCTAACATTAGCTTTGACGAATCCAAATGTCATGATCACCCGGACATTCTCAAAGATCCATGCAATGGCGGGCCTGCGGGTTGGATATGCAATCGGTCACGCTGACACGCTAGAACGCATGCGAACTGTCGCCCGCTTTGGTAGCGTAACTGTTCTTAGCGCAGCTGCCGCCCTAGTGTCACTGAGAGATTCAGACCGTATTGAATGGGAGATCTCAGAGAATCACAAGGTGCGAGAGTTTACCCTGAGCGCCTTCAGGGAAATGGGCTGCCGCGTAACTGATTCCCAGACAAACTTTGTCTGGGTTGATGTTAATCAATCGCCGGAGGCTTTTCGGGAAGCATGCTTTGCGCTTGACGTTTTAGTGGGCCGAGATTTTCCTTCGCCGAGTAATACCTATTCGCGTATTTCCCTCGGTACAATGGAAGAGATGCAGAAAGCGGTCGCTGTATTCAAGAAGGTGCTCAGTTAG
- a CDS encoding VTT domain-containing protein yields MERFIVWTQGLAMTLGGPGLFALAFLDSSFFSLPEITDVLVIWMVTQHESLMVYYVAMTTIGSVAGCFLVYAAGYRGGEAVLRNWFSADKIDRAFTKFHRHGMLALFVSALLPPPAPFKIFVLMSGVARIPWSGFLTVVGIGRGLRYFIAGILAVRYGDQAIDFLRHFGKPVFSLLLLVLLVIGVGYILWRRHSARLSRT; encoded by the coding sequence ATGGAACGGTTCATCGTTTGGACGCAGGGCCTCGCGATGACACTTGGGGGTCCAGGATTATTCGCCCTTGCTTTCCTGGACTCGTCCTTCTTTTCACTTCCTGAAATTACTGACGTTCTTGTTATCTGGATGGTGACTCAGCACGAGTCATTAATGGTCTATTACGTGGCGATGACCACTATTGGCTCTGTTGCTGGATGTTTTCTAGTATACGCGGCCGGTTACAGGGGTGGAGAGGCAGTCCTTCGTAACTGGTTCTCTGCTGACAAAATTGATCGGGCTTTTACAAAATTCCATCGTCACGGGATGTTGGCGTTGTTTGTGTCAGCGCTTCTTCCACCGCCTGCACCTTTTAAAATATTTGTACTAATGAGTGGCGTTGCTCGAATTCCCTGGTCAGGCTTTCTCACCGTAGTGGGCATCGGAAGAGGACTCAGGTATTTTATTGCCGGGATCCTCGCCGTACGCTATGGCGATCAAGCAATCGACTTTTTGCGCCATTTTGGCAAGCCGGTGTTTTCATTGCTCTTACTTGTCCTCCTGGTGATTGGGGTCGGTTACATTTTATGGCGTCGCCATAGTGCCCGGCTGTCGCGAACCTGA
- a CDS encoding inositol monophosphatase family protein — protein MSIPPAFLATATEAVLRAGEIQLSYFGRGVRVKKKGVIDLVTEADLAVEEMFRDLINSRFPSHLVLAEEQYKGDAIKDSQEFRWIFDPIDGTTNFAHDLPIYCSSLALEAAGRLEVAAVYDPTRRELFTAERGGGAFLNGIPLKVSTSEQLVDSVLSTGFPYDVHDTIDDVVGLFAKFTGQVRAVRRLGSAALDLCYVAAGRLDGFWEQRLQAWDIAAGALLVEEAGGRISALSGGKFNVHAGEVLASNGLIHDAMVAVIKDHTEALD, from the coding sequence ATGTCCATCCCACCAGCGTTCTTAGCCACGGCTACCGAGGCCGTCCTTCGGGCTGGTGAAATTCAATTGAGCTATTTTGGCCGAGGTGTTCGGGTAAAGAAGAAAGGCGTTATTGATTTAGTTACTGAGGCAGACCTGGCGGTAGAGGAAATGTTCCGAGATTTAATCAATTCTCGTTTTCCCAGTCATTTGGTATTAGCTGAGGAGCAATATAAAGGAGATGCGATTAAAGACAGTCAAGAGTTCCGATGGATCTTTGATCCGATTGATGGCACAACTAATTTTGCTCACGACCTACCAATTTATTGCTCATCCCTCGCACTTGAGGCGGCTGGTCGACTTGAAGTAGCGGCTGTCTATGACCCAACCCGGAGAGAACTCTTTACGGCGGAACGCGGTGGTGGAGCCTTTCTTAATGGAATTCCACTGAAGGTATCAACGTCAGAGCAGTTAGTAGATTCGGTGTTAAGTACCGGATTTCCCTATGACGTCCATGACACGATCGACGATGTAGTCGGCCTGTTCGCCAAATTTACGGGACAGGTCCGCGCGGTACGTCGATTGGGTTCGGCTGCTCTCGATTTATGCTACGTAGCTGCTGGTAGACTAGATGGTTTTTGGGAGCAGCGGCTACAGGCATGGGACATCGCTGCTGGGGCGTTGCTTGTTGAGGAAGCCGGTGGGCGGATTTCAGCGCTGTCAGGAGGGAAGTTCAACGTTCACGCTGGCGAAGTTCTGGCTTCGAACGGACTGATTCATGATGCGATGGTTGCAGTGATTAAGGACCATACTGAGGCGTTAGATTAA
- the aroA gene encoding 3-phosphoshikimate 1-carboxyvinyltransferase — MESPTSSSVIVEPATRLSGLVTCPGDKSISHRYALIGALATGRTTVTRYAPGADCLSTLECLRSLGVKILHQRGSDDDDSNVQIEGRGLSGLSETSEDLNAGNSGTTLRLLAGILAAQPFKSTITGDLSLCRRPMGKVIDPLRAMGADIQAESNCPPVTILGGQLQGVAWNPTVPSAQVKSALLLAGLKATGQTTVREPTLTRDHTERALTLFGVEVTRAGLAVSVTGNTTPRARNVRVPGDFSSAAAWAVAAAGLPGSEIEIADVGLNPSRTALLEVLQRAGAKVISEVRSETNCEPNGRLTVAHRTLQPIVISPVEVPSLIDELPLLAALATHRGGGLIVTGASELRNKESDRITALVKGLRALGANISEQSDGLTVTGDCTLTGGTVDPEADHRLVMAFAIAALGASGPSTILGADAVGVSYPTFFETLNSLRE; from the coding sequence ATGGAGAGCCCAACCTCCAGCTCGGTTATTGTTGAACCAGCCACTCGGCTCAGCGGTCTCGTCACTTGTCCGGGCGACAAATCAATTTCGCATCGCTATGCACTGATCGGCGCCTTGGCAACCGGCCGTACCACTGTCACTCGGTATGCTCCAGGCGCCGATTGTTTGTCGACACTAGAATGTCTGCGCTCCCTCGGCGTAAAGATCCTTCACCAGAGAGGCTCCGACGACGATGATTCTAATGTCCAAATTGAGGGACGCGGACTCAGCGGCTTAAGTGAAACTAGTGAAGACCTTAACGCAGGCAATTCTGGCACCACACTGCGATTATTGGCTGGCATACTGGCTGCGCAGCCGTTCAAAAGCACAATCACTGGAGACTTGTCTCTCTGCCGACGTCCGATGGGAAAAGTGATAGACCCACTGCGTGCCATGGGAGCAGATATACAGGCTGAATCCAATTGTCCTCCAGTGACAATACTTGGTGGCCAGTTACAGGGTGTCGCATGGAACCCCACAGTGCCGAGCGCCCAGGTCAAAAGCGCCCTCTTACTTGCCGGACTCAAGGCAACCGGACAGACCACTGTCCGTGAACCCACTCTGACCCGAGATCACACCGAACGTGCACTGACACTCTTTGGTGTCGAGGTAACCAGAGCTGGGCTCGCGGTCAGTGTCACGGGAAATACAACCCCTCGCGCTCGGAATGTCAGGGTTCCAGGTGACTTCTCCTCAGCTGCTGCCTGGGCCGTCGCCGCAGCAGGTCTTCCAGGATCAGAAATTGAAATCGCCGATGTTGGCTTAAACCCAAGTCGAACGGCCCTACTAGAGGTGCTCCAACGTGCGGGCGCCAAGGTCATTTCTGAAGTTCGTTCTGAAACGAACTGTGAACCTAACGGCCGACTGACCGTTGCCCATCGGACGTTGCAACCGATCGTTATTAGCCCTGTCGAGGTCCCTAGTCTTATCGATGAATTGCCACTTCTTGCTGCCCTCGCAACTCATCGTGGTGGAGGATTAATTGTGACTGGTGCCAGCGAATTGAGAAATAAGGAAAGTGACCGGATTACGGCACTCGTCAAAGGACTACGCGCACTGGGCGCCAACATCAGTGAGCAAAGTGACGGACTGACAGTGACGGGTGATTGCACTCTTACAGGAGGCACTGTTGACCCCGAAGCTGACCATCGCCTAGTTATGGCTTTCGCCATAGCAGCGCTCGGCGCCAGCGGGCCATCGACTATTCTTGGCGCAGACGCTGTGGGCGTGTCGTATCCTACATTCTTTGAGACCCTCAACTCCCTTAGAGAATAG